One window of Nostoc sp. C052 genomic DNA carries:
- a CDS encoding IS982 family transposase, whose product MSTIVSRLDITQIFCDVDDFCKQWENLWQQVPQLPSTTGERRSKSRMHLSEVMTIVIAFHGSGYKTFKEFYTLHVLTSWHEAFPNLVSYTRFVELMPWCLMLLCCFLHTRTGEITGISFIDSTPINVCHNCRAHSHKVFKGLVKWGKNSVGWHFGFKLHLIINDCGELLAFSLTPANVDDRKPVPDMTKDLIGKLFGDRGYISQKLFEELYERGLQLVTKSKKKMKNRLVKLIDKILLRKRAVIESVNDHLKNICQIEHQGHRSPFNFLVNLMAGLAAYTYLPKKPSIDIYPKDLPALPPAIF is encoded by the coding sequence ATGTCTACGATTGTATCTCGCCTCGACATCACGCAAATTTTCTGCGACGTAGATGATTTCTGTAAGCAATGGGAAAATCTATGGCAGCAAGTACCACAATTGCCATCGACAACAGGAGAACGTCGCAGTAAATCCAGGATGCATCTATCGGAAGTGATGACAATAGTCATCGCATTTCATGGCAGTGGATATAAGACTTTCAAGGAATTTTACACGCTGCATGTGCTTACAAGTTGGCATGAAGCATTTCCCAATTTAGTCAGCTACACTCGGTTTGTGGAACTGATGCCCTGGTGCTTAATGCTGTTATGTTGCTTTTTACATACGCGCACAGGAGAAATTACTGGGATTAGCTTTATTGATTCCACACCAATTAATGTTTGTCATAACTGTAGGGCACATTCTCACAAGGTGTTTAAAGGATTAGTGAAATGGGGCAAAAATTCTGTGGGCTGGCACTTTGGGTTTAAGCTTCATTTGATTATTAATGATTGTGGAGAATTACTAGCATTTTCACTTACTCCAGCAAATGTAGATGACCGAAAACCAGTCCCAGATATGACTAAAGACTTAATTGGTAAACTGTTTGGTGACAGAGGATATATCTCTCAAAAATTATTTGAGGAGTTATATGAGCGAGGATTACAGTTAGTCACAAAATCTAAGAAGAAAATGAAAAATCGTTTGGTAAAACTGATTGATAAGATTCTGTTACGCAAACGTGCTGTCATTGAGTCGGTCAACGACCATCTAAAAAATATATGTCAAATCGAACACCAAGGTCATCGTAGTCCATTTAACTTTTTGGTTAATTTGATGGCTGGTTTAGCGGCTTATACCTATTTACCCAAAAAACCTTCCATTGACATTTACCCAAAAGATTTGCCTGCTCTACCTCCTGCCATTTTTTAA
- a CDS encoding calcium-binding protein: MPRLIVSSLLPIGTVNSDLVVGKQDNTALPAIPAIGIEVRTRGVINTQAGNDTISGTGIGGGDIGTGIANSGIINAGLGDDTISGVGSGGSEYRSFLPGTGISNTQGGYIYGGDGNDLIKGTGTGGDGFLGASTPIGINNTQYSRIDGGKGNDSIFGTGNGIGISNTQHGRIDGGEGNNSIKGTGTGGVSGYGGDSTGIFNSGGSVINGGIGSDSITGIGKGGAGSVNPGNIDTLAGNGVGISNSGSSVISTGLGNDLISGKGTGGAGDSIPSYPEAGTIAPGVGIGIVNSSTIDLGGGNDTITGTGISKGIGILNTNGIIYEGAGADILTGYGTSVGIQGGTIDGGNDNDYFKARRINASGNSVANQGGAIANVLIKGGSGNDTFDVGYGNATIDGGSGLDKLILPNFRNNYTITGSSNNYTIRRDQFTLNVLNVEQIAFIGAAQQQSVLGVPS, translated from the coding sequence ATGCCCAGACTAATTGTTTCTTCACTCTTACCCATAGGCACTGTGAATTCCGATCTAGTGGTTGGCAAACAGGATAATACGGCGTTGCCAGCAATTCCAGCAATTGGAATTGAGGTTAGAACAAGGGGAGTCATTAATACTCAAGCAGGTAATGACACTATCTCTGGCACAGGCATTGGTGGCGGCGATATAGGTACAGGCATTGCTAACAGTGGCATCATCAATGCAGGACTGGGAGACGATACCATCTCTGGCGTAGGCAGTGGTGGTTCCGAGTATAGAAGCTTTTTACCTGGTACGGGTATCTCTAACACTCAGGGTGGCTACATTTATGGAGGAGACGGAAATGATTTGATCAAGGGAACCGGAACGGGAGGCGATGGTTTCTTGGGAGCAAGTACTCCCATAGGTATCAATAATACTCAGTATAGTCGTATTGATGGAGGAAAAGGGAATGACTCTATCTTTGGAACTGGTAATGGTATAGGAATCTCTAACACTCAGCATGGCCGCATTGATGGAGGGGAAGGGAACAATTCTATCAAGGGAACTGGAACTGGTGGGGTTAGTGGCTATGGAGGAGATAGTACAGGCATTTTCAACAGTGGTGGCAGCGTCATTAATGGAGGCATCGGAAGCGATTCTATTACTGGTATCGGCAAGGGCGGTGCTGGGTCTGTAAATCCTGGTAATATTGATACGCTTGCGGGAAATGGTGTAGGCATCTCCAACAGTGGTAGTAGCGTCATTAGTACAGGGCTGGGAAATGACTTGATTTCTGGCAAGGGTACAGGCGGTGCAGGGGACTCGATCCCTTCTTATCCTGAAGCTGGGACAATTGCCCCTGGTGTAGGTATAGGCATTGTTAACAGTAGTACTATTGACTTAGGCGGCGGCAACGATACCATCACTGGTACTGGCATTAGTAAAGGCATAGGTATTCTTAATACTAATGGCATTATTTATGAAGGGGCAGGAGCCGATATCCTTACTGGCTATGGCACTAGTGTTGGCATTCAAGGCGGCACGATTGATGGCGGAAACGATAACGATTACTTCAAAGCTCGCCGAATTAATGCTAGCGGTAATTCCGTTGCAAACCAAGGGGGTGCTATTGCCAATGTCTTGATTAAGGGTGGCAGTGGAAACGACACATTTGATGTTGGTTACGGCAATGCTACCATCGATGGTGGATCGGGATTGGACAAGCTAATTCTGCCTAATTTCAGAAATAATTACACTATTACAGGCAGCTCCAATAATTACACCATTAGGCGCGATCAATTTACCCTAAATGTCTTGAATGTTGAGCAAATTGCCTTTATTGGCGCTGCTCAACAGCAGAGTGTACTTGGGGTTCCTAGTTAG
- a CDS encoding alpha/beta fold hydrolase, with translation MRAKIRDTEIFFDVEGSALVVDGASISSKPVAFLIHGGPGADHTSFKPTFSALSRKLQLVYFDHRGQGRSARGPKETYILDNNVEDMEALRQHLGLDKIVVIGGSYGGMVALTYAVRYPQNVSHLIVIATAAHSGFLKRAKEILASKGTEEQKASAQRLWDGNFENEEQLRQYFQVLGPMYSLRYEPTTSGIAWQRNILSVDAINVAFGGFLRNYNILDQLHKITAPTLVIAGRYDWICAPEFSEEIAKAIPNADLRIFENSSHLIRADEPEALLDAIAGFLVYKR, from the coding sequence ATGCGAGCGAAAATACGAGATACAGAAATTTTCTTTGATGTGGAAGGTTCTGCATTAGTGGTGGATGGCGCAAGCATCTCCTCTAAACCTGTTGCCTTTCTAATTCATGGGGGGCCTGGTGCAGATCATACTTCCTTCAAACCAACCTTCTCGGCTTTAAGCCGAAAACTACAACTAGTCTATTTTGACCATCGCGGTCAAGGAAGGTCTGCCCGTGGCCCAAAAGAAACCTATATTCTAGACAATAATGTTGAAGATATGGAAGCTTTGCGCCAACACCTTGGTCTGGACAAAATTGTTGTGATTGGCGGCTCTTACGGTGGTATGGTGGCTTTGACTTATGCAGTCCGCTATCCTCAGAATGTCTCTCATCTGATTGTGATTGCCACAGCAGCCCATAGTGGCTTTTTAAAACGGGCTAAGGAAATCCTCGCATCAAAGGGAACTGAAGAACAAAAAGCAAGCGCTCAAAGGCTTTGGGACGGAAACTTTGAAAATGAGGAACAGCTAAGACAGTATTTTCAAGTGTTGGGGCCAATGTATTCGCTAAGATATGAGCCTACTACGTCAGGCATTGCTTGGCAGCGGAATATCCTCTCAGTTGATGCGATTAATGTTGCTTTTGGCGGTTTTCTCCGCAACTATAATATTCTCGACCAGTTACACAAAATTACCGCACCCACTTTAGTGATTGCAGGCCGTTATGATTGGATTTGCGCCCCAGAATTTTCGGAAGAAATTGCAAAAGCAATTCCTAATGCCGATTTGAGAATTTTTGAGAATAGCAGTCATTTGATCCGCGCAGATGAGCCAGAAGCACTTTTGGATGCGATCGCAGGTTTCTTAGTTTACAAACGTTAG
- a CDS encoding cobalt-precorrin-6A reductase, with translation MRVLILGGTGDAAELAAKVATIQGLEVITSLAGRTLEPSVPLGDLRVGGFGGVAGLASYLRVMQIDLLIDATHPFATQISFNAADAATEVGVPRLMLIRPPWEKVSGDRWIEVDSVKAAATALQNQAQRVFLTVGRQELAAFAHLEKIWFLMRMIDPPGDDALVPPGMVLCDRGPFSLKNERQILIHNNIDTIVSKNSGGDATKPKIIAARELGIKVVMVNRPAIPPGEQVSNVDAALAWLGK, from the coding sequence ATGCGTGTTTTGATTCTGGGTGGGACGGGAGATGCAGCAGAACTAGCCGCCAAAGTTGCTACTATCCAAGGGTTAGAAGTAATCACCTCTTTAGCTGGCCGCACCCTTGAACCGTCAGTACCCTTGGGCGATTTACGGGTTGGAGGCTTTGGTGGTGTGGCTGGATTGGCTAGCTATCTGCGAGTCATGCAAATCGACTTATTAATTGATGCAACTCATCCTTTTGCGACTCAAATTTCCTTCAATGCCGCCGATGCTGCAACAGAAGTCGGAGTACCCCGTCTGATGTTAATTCGTCCGCCTTGGGAAAAAGTAAGTGGCGATCGCTGGATTGAAGTTGATAGCGTTAAAGCCGCAGCAACAGCCCTGCAAAACCAGGCACAGCGAGTTTTTTTAACAGTTGGTAGGCAAGAACTTGCTGCCTTTGCTCACCTAGAGAAAATTTGGTTTTTGATGCGGATGATTGACCCGCCTGGCGATGATGCTTTAGTACCGCCGGGGATGGTATTGTGCGATCGCGGGCCTTTTAGCCTCAAGAATGAGAGACAAATTCTAATTCACAACAACATTGATACTATCGTTAGTAAAAATAGCGGTGGCGATGCCACAAAGCCCAAGATTATTGCCGCGCGAGAACTGGGCATAAAGGTTGTGATGGTAAATCGCCCAGCCATACCCCCAGGGGAGCAGGTTAGTAATGTTGATGCTGCTTTGGCATGGCTAGGTAAATGA
- a CDS encoding TenA family protein: protein MTLSKELWAANQDLAQACLEHPFVQGIGDGTLEQVKFAYYVGQDAFFLEAFARAYSIAAAKAPDWLGFTTFHNLASGVLEELRLHSNYASEWGVNLHSVEPAPATRRYTDFLLATAWGGDVGLTAAAMAPCMGLYAFLGEKLASNGIPNHQYSNWIRTYSSADFQPLTQQLESLVDNYATNNTVVHSSYRYAMFCERDFFQAAWILEQSAELSR, encoded by the coding sequence ATGACTTTATCTAAGGAATTATGGGCAGCAAATCAAGATTTAGCCCAAGCTTGCCTAGAGCATCCTTTCGTTCAAGGCATTGGTGATGGGACTCTTGAGCAAGTAAAATTTGCTTACTACGTAGGGCAAGATGCTTTTTTCTTAGAAGCTTTTGCCCGTGCGTACAGTATCGCCGCCGCTAAAGCACCAGACTGGTTAGGTTTCACCACATTTCATAACTTAGCTAGTGGAGTTTTAGAAGAACTGCGCCTGCATAGTAACTATGCCTCTGAGTGGGGAGTCAATTTGCATTCCGTGGAACCTGCGCCTGCTACCCGCCGCTATACAGACTTTTTGTTAGCAACTGCTTGGGGTGGAGATGTGGGTTTAACTGCGGCGGCGATGGCTCCCTGTATGGGTTTGTATGCCTTTTTAGGAGAAAAATTGGCAAGTAATGGTATTCCGAATCATCAATATAGCAACTGGATTCGTACTTACAGTAGCGCAGACTTTCAACCACTCACACAACAATTAGAAAGTTTAGTTGACAATTATGCCACTAACAATACTGTTGTGCATTCAAGCTATCGTTATGCGATGTTTTGTGAGCGCGACTTTTTTCAGGCTGCGTGGATTTTGGAGCAGTCTGCCGAATTAAGTCGGTGA